tttttctttcaagccccaacatgaaaaaaaaataaaccatGCTCACAATGGTGTCTTTTTTTGGTATCCACATTTCATTTTGGAGAAGCAAAGTACAATATGCCTCTTCTGAATGCTGGAATATCATGCCACGGCTCTGTAAGCATTGTCTGGCTTTGCCAAAATAAGCAACAAAGAGTTTTATTTGTTCCCTAACTCCTCTCTATAAATCAGGTTGCTATTCAAAGTGAAATGTATGGAAAGCATGACAGCCGAATTAAGATCTTATGTTTATTATGAGTTCTTGCTCCAATCAAATTGAGAACTAATTTCCCAAAAAATTCCTTTCTATTAACTATTTGTCAGAGTTTATttgtgacttacaaacaactcacatTGAAACCATCTTGATCAGCATCTCCATGTATGTTGGTCATTCAGTATAATGTTTTAATTGAAGAATAAAGTTTCACCTGATACTATGGTCTCTTATCTATAGAGATAGTGGGACAGATCTAGGATAAAACTACAAGCTATAGAACTTAAAAACCCAACAAAGAAAAGTCAGCTTACTAAAACAAGTTACCAGCTCACCTGCCAGCCAATGCCTCGGCTCAAAACATAAGCGGGAGGAGGAGTGGCAATAGCTAGGCGTGAGGCAGCCATGTATGCACCAGTTGACTGGAGATTCAAGGAAAATATAAGTGTAAAAGCACTTTCAAGAAGACTTAAAAAGCATTGTCAACAAATACCTCTGTGAGTGACACTAAAACAGCAGCCATCATTGCAACAGCATGACCAGCATCAAATGTTGGTGCCCCCCACTGCAAAGGATATGGAAACTTGAACCTGAGTAGCGACAATCAAAAGTAAGGGTGGGTGAGTCATTCATTAAGATCAAATAAATGGGGGAGCATGCATTGTGGATACTTACCAAGGAGCAGATGATATGAGGTTTGCTCTGTCAGTGCGGCAACTATCTTGAGTTTTGATGGGTCTATTGTTGTACGCACCACCTGCTGTGAGAATAAGAGAATATATCCAAATGACTGTGACACAGATGAGAACCGGAAAGCGCTCAAAGATTGGAATATCTCGGAATGGCCTGTAGTGCTTCAAATACTGCATATTACATAGTACAATAGTTTTTGGCTCACGAAACATCAAAAAGAAAGGGGAAGATaggtagatagatagatagatggaAGATAGATCAATTGATCGATtgagatggatggatggatggagagagagagcgagagagagagagagagagagagagaggtaacaTTATAATAGAAGATTAAAAAAGAACCTGTGACAACCCAATGAGCATTAGAAGCATCGGTATACCAATTTCCACACAGTTTCCTACCTAATGAAACAAACAGCATCAACATGCTTTTCTTCCCCAACAACCACTGCTACAATTGTCATGGAATTTAAATAGTCAAAAAACAACTAACATACCGCAGGAAAACCTCGTTCAAACAGCCCTAAACCAACCAATCCAATCACAGGTGCCATAGCAAGAGGACTCAAGAACCTGTAGAGATAAGCATAATAACAGAAACGGCACATAAATAATATCTAGTGCAGTTATAATCTCaataaataataacaataatacctTGAAAAGAGACCCCACAACTGGCTGTAGCCAAGTATTATTTGTAAACTTGATGCTATGATAAGTGCTCCTTGAATAGCACGCATGGTTTGTAGGAATCTCTGCAAGTTGGATTGATAGATGGAAGACTCCATGTTATCCATCTTTATGATAACTAAATGCTGATGAATAGAATGTTAAAGAAGCAAAATAAACAGTCATGCTGGATCAAGATCTTTAACAAAATTATATGAACTCACTTCATGTGGATCAGGGATTCGTTGCAGTGCCGAGTCACGTATTATATAAAGGATTGGTATAACATAAGCAAAAGAACCACCCACAACGGCTGGCAAACGTGTTCCAAACAATGCTTGCAAAAGTGTGTTGATGCCAGACACAAATAATGAAGTTTGTATGACCCGAATCTTGTCACCCTATGTTGGATAATTAAGAGAACATGATAAAAAGGCATCAATAAGACAACAAGAGTTAAGTTGAGAGTGCATAATAATAGAAcaaaataaatttcataattcaaTTGACTTTTTGGACTTACATCACTTCCACCCATTAGGGGAACAAGAATTGAAGGAATCATCACAGTAGTGCCAAGCATCAAGATGTAGTTCTGAAAAGCCAGCAAAATAGTTTCAACTGCAGAAGAAAAATACAATTCAAATAATAAAAATCAT
The DNA window shown above is from Elaeis guineensis isolate ETL-2024a chromosome 8, EG11, whole genome shotgun sequence and carries:
- the LOC105050271 gene encoding nucleobase-ascorbate transporter 1 isoform X3; translation: MEMLISLSLTKHLSNNYILMLGTTVMIPSILVPLMGGSDGDKIRVIQTSLFVSGINTLLQALFGTRLPAVVGGSFAYVIPILYIIRDSALQRIPDPHERFLQTMRAIQGALIIASSLQIILGYSQLWGLFSRFLSPLAMAPVIGLVGLGLFERGFPAVGNCVEIGIPMLLMLIGLSQYLKHYRPFRDIPIFERFPVLICVTVIWIYSLILTAGGAYNNRPIKTQDSCRTDRANLISSAPWFKFPYPLQWGAPTFDAGHAVAMMAAVLVSLTESTGAYMAASRLAIATPPPAYVLSRGIGWQGIGVLLDGLFGTGTGSTVSVENVGLLGLTRVGSRRVVQISAGFMIFFSTLGKFGAVFASIPFPIFAALYCVLFGLVASVGISFLQFTNMNSMRNLIITGLSLFLGISVPQYFSETLSSSGHGPVYTRAGWFNGFLNTIFFSPPTVGLIVSVFLDNTLEVEKSKKDRGMPWWVKFRTFRGDNRNEEFYTLPFNLNKFFPPT
- the LOC105050271 gene encoding nucleobase-ascorbate transporter 1 isoform X1; this encodes MADISHPPMEQLQDLEYCIDSNPPWIETILLAFQNYILMLGTTVMIPSILVPLMGGSDGDKIRVIQTSLFVSGINTLLQALFGTRLPAVVGGSFAYVIPILYIIRDSALQRIPDPHERFLQTMRAIQGALIIASSLQIILGYSQLWGLFSRFLSPLAMAPVIGLVGLGLFERGFPAVGNCVEIGIPMLLMLIGLSQYLKHYRPFRDIPIFERFPVLICVTVIWIYSLILTAGGAYNNRPIKTQDSCRTDRANLISSAPWFKFPYPLQWGAPTFDAGHAVAMMAAVLVSLTESTGAYMAASRLAIATPPPAYVLSRGIGWQGIGVLLDGLFGTGTGSTVSVENVGLLGLTRVGSRRVVQISAGFMIFFSTLGKFGAVFASIPFPIFAALYCVLFGLVASVGISFLQFTNMNSMRNLIITGLSLFLGISVPQYFSETLSSSGHGPVYTRAGWFNGFLNTIFFSPPTVGLIVSVFLDNTLEVEKSKKDRGMPWWVKFRTFRGDNRNEEFYTLPFNLNKFFPPT
- the LOC105050271 gene encoding nucleobase-ascorbate transporter 1 isoform X4, with product MLGTTVMIPSILVPLMGGSDGDKIRVIQTSLFVSGINTLLQALFGTRLPAVVGGSFAYVIPILYIIRDSALQRIPDPHERFLQTMRAIQGALIIASSLQIILGYSQLWGLFSRFLSPLAMAPVIGLVGLGLFERGFPAVGNCVEIGIPMLLMLIGLSQYLKHYRPFRDIPIFERFPVLICVTVIWIYSLILTAGGAYNNRPIKTQDSCRTDRANLISSAPWFKFPYPLQWGAPTFDAGHAVAMMAAVLVSLTESTGAYMAASRLAIATPPPAYVLSRGIGWQGIGVLLDGLFGTGTGSTVSVENVGLLGLTRVGSRRVVQISAGFMIFFSTLGKFGAVFASIPFPIFAALYCVLFGLVASVGISFLQFTNMNSMRNLIITGLSLFLGISVPQYFSETLSSSGHGPVYTRAGWFNGFLNTIFFSPPTVGLIVSVFLDNTLEVEKSKKDRGMPWWVKFRTFRGDNRNEEFYTLPFNLNKFFPPT
- the LOC105050271 gene encoding nucleobase-ascorbate transporter 1 isoform X5, with product MADISHPPMEQLQDLEYCIDSNPPWIETILLAFQNYILMLGTTVMIPSILVPLMGGSDGDKIRVIQTSLFVSGINTLLQALFGTRLPAVVGGSFAYVIPILYIIRDSALQRIPDPHERFLQTMRAIQGALIIASSLQIILGYSQLWGLFSRFLSPLAMAPVIGLVGLGLFERGFPAVGNCVEIGIPMLLMLIGLSQYLKHYRPFRDIPIFERFPVLICVTVIWIYSLILTAGGAYNNRPIKTQDSCRTDRANLISSAPWFKFPYPLQWGAPTFDAGHAVAMMAAVLVSLTESTGAYMAASRLAIATPPPAYVLSRGIGWQGERGASWANTSWQSPSRSDICWIHDIFFHLRKIWSCLCVNSIPHFCCSILCTFWPCCICWDIVSSVHQYELYEKSHHHRAFAFPWDFCSPVFQ
- the LOC105050271 gene encoding nucleobase-ascorbate transporter 1 isoform X2, with the protein product MADISHPPMEQLQDLEYCIDSNPPWIETILLAFQNYILMLGTTVMIPSILVPLMGGSDGDKIRVIQTSLFVSGINTLLQALFGTRLPAVVGGSFAYVIPILYIIRDSALQRIPDPHERFLQTMRAIQGALIIASSLQIILGYSQLWGLFSRFLSPLAMAPVIGLVGLGLFERGFPAVGNCVEIGIPMLLMLIGLSQYLKHYRPFRDIPIFERFPVLICVTVIWIYSLILTAGGAYNNRPIKTQDSCRTDRANLISSAPWFKFPYPLQWGAPTFDAGHAVAMMAAVLVSLTESTGAYMAASRLAIATPPPAYVLSRGIGWQQLVSNLRENVGLLGLTRVGSRRVVQISAGFMIFFSTLGKFGAVFASIPFPIFAALYCVLFGLVASVGISFLQFTNMNSMRNLIITGLSLFLGISVPQYFSETLSSSGHGPVYTRAGWFNGFLNTIFFSPPTVGLIVSVFLDNTLEVEKSKKDRGMPWWVKFRTFRGDNRNEEFYTLPFNLNKFFPPT